GGTTGTAAATACGAGAGCTGGCTTGCAAATCAATATTAGTTTAGCACAGTAATTAAAAAATTTTTTAGTCAAAAAATGCCGTTGCAAACGCAACGGCATTTTTGTTTTCTGACAGAATACTTTATTTCTGTTGTTGACGATAAAGATCAAAGCACATCATTGTATTCAGGTGTTTTTTTGAATACGCTGCTTGCAAAAGGACACAGCGGCATAATTTTAAGACCTTTCGCTCTTGCAAATTCCACTGCTTTTGCTACTAATTGTTTGCCTGCACCTTTGCCGGCAAGTTTATCGCTCACTTCGGTATGATCAATAATGAACTTGCTCTCGCCTGCCCATACATAAGTCATTTCGGCAAGGCGTTCGCCATCCTGTTCAATATAAAATGCGCCTTTCTTACCATCGTCTGTTTGTTGAATTTCCATAAGGCGATAAAATTAAGTAAAGTTGTTATCAGAAATCACATCTGCATTTATGAAGTTGCTCTACTTGTGTCTTTCTCCGTGTACCTTGTTTCTTGTGCCTTGAGGAGGTGCTTGGTACTTCTAACTTTGTACATCCTACAATTGCCTCATCTTCCTTACTTTTGACCCCAAATCAATAGTTATGAGTCATCAATTACTGAAAGGGAAAAAGGGCATCATCTTCGGTGCTTTGGATGAAAAGTCGATTGCCTGGAAAACGGCGTTGAAATGTTATGAAGAAGGAGCACAGATCGTTTTGACCAATGCGCCTGTTGCGTTGCGGATGGGCGAGATCAATAAACTGGCTGAAGCCTGTGGTAATGCACCGGTGATTGGAGCTGATGTAACAAATATGGATGACCTGAAGAATCTCTTTGAAAAATCAATGGAGTATTTCGGTGGCAAGGTTGATTTTGTGCTGCATTCAATTGGTATGAGCCTGAACGTTCGCAAGGGTAAACATTATACAGAACTCAATTACGAGTGGAATACAAAAACACTTGATATTTCTGCAATGAGTCTGCACCGTGTGTTACGCACAGCTTGGGATATGGACGCCATCAACGAATGGGGTAGTGTAGTTGCTCTCACTTATATTGCTGCACAACGTGTGTTTCCTGATTATAATGAAATGGCTGATGCAAAATCATTGCTTGAAAGTATTACCCGCAGCTTTGGCTATCATTATGCTGTTAAGAACAAGGTGCGTGTGAACACTATTTCACAATCGCCTACAAAAACAACTGCAGGTAGTGGCGTAAAAGGATTTGATGGGTTCATTAACTATGCAGAAAAAATGAGTCCGCTGGGTAATGCCACTGCAGAAGATTGTGCAAATTATATTGCTGTGATGTTCAGCGATCTTACCCGTTATGTAACGATGCAGAATCTTTTCCATGATGGTGGTTTCAGCTTTACCGGCGTAACGGCTGAAGTTATTGAGCAGATGGAAAAATAATCTTAGATACGAAGTACATGGTTCGAATGTGCTTCTTACTTAGATATTGGAAATTGTCAGGAAGTTGACAGGTAATTACCTGTCAACTTTTTAAGTTTAAAAACAGATACAATGGATCCTTTTTTGGTTAAGGCTGTTGGCCTCGTTGCATCTATTCTCAGCAGCGCCACATTTGTACCGCAGGTATATAAAGCATGGCGAACAAAAAGTGTGGGCGATCTGAGTATTTACACCATCCTCATTGTAACCACCAGTACGGTGGTGTGGCTCGTATATGGAATCTTTAATGATCCGCTGCTGGTGCCTGTGGTATTATGTAACGGGTTTATTTTTTTACTCTCGTTAGTTTTGTTGTATTTCAAATTTACGTTTAAAAAATAGTCATGTATATCGAGCATCTTGCTATCTGGGTAAAGGATCTTGAGTTGATGAAAGAGTTCTATTGCCGTTACTTTCATGCAACATCGAATAACAAATACATTAATGAGAAAAAACAATTTCAATCGTATTTTCTTTCATTTGATGGCGGGCCAAGATTAGAATTAATGCAGATGCCAACTGTTCCTGATTCAAAGGATAATGTGTACGATCAGTTTACAGGCTTTATTCATTTTGCTGTTTCGCTTGGAAGTAAAGAGAAGGTTGATGCAATGACTGAGCGTTTCCGTGCAGATGGATATGAAGTAATTGATGAACCACGCACCACAGGGGATGGTTATTATGAAAGTGTAATTCTTGACCCGGAGAAAAACAGGATTGAGTTGACTGTTTGATGCATGTTCACCAGCAAGGTGACGGACATCATCATTTACAAATATTGCTATGCTTGTACTGTCTCCCTTTAGGTGATCGAATAAAATTTGCTCAAGGTAAAAAAACAAACCCCGCCGTTGAGGCAGGGTTCAATGTTTTTAGCTAGTAGCTTTTAATGTGCAGCTTACAGCTTACTTAGTATTCATCTTCATTAAAGAAGAAGTCTTCCTGGCTTGGATAATCAGGCCAGATGTCGTCAATGCTTTCGTAAATTTCGCCCTCGTCGTCTAACTCCTGCAAATTCTCTACTACTTCAATGGGTGCCCCACTGCGGATCGAATAATCAATCAATTCATCCTTGGTAGCAGGCCAGGGAGCGTCTTCGAGGTACGAGGCTAATTCAAGTGTCCAGAACATAAGGAAAACCCTTTAATTTTCCGCAAAAGTAACTTTCCTGCTGAAATAACCAAATCTGCTTTGTTAAGTGTGTGTATAAACCTGGCCGATGAATTTTTAGCAGCAGTTTGGCACAACGGTTCAATACCTTAGG
The DNA window shown above is from Lacibacter sp. H375 and carries:
- a CDS encoding DUF2795 domain-containing protein, with the protein product MFWTLELASYLEDAPWPATKDELIDYSIRSGAPIEVVENLQELDDEGEIYESIDDIWPDYPSQEDFFFNEDEY
- a CDS encoding SemiSWEET family sugar transporter codes for the protein MDPFLVKAVGLVASILSSATFVPQVYKAWRTKSVGDLSIYTILIVTTSTVVWLVYGIFNDPLLVPVVLCNGFIFLLSLVLLYFKFTFKK
- a CDS encoding enoyl-ACP reductase FabI, whose amino-acid sequence is MSHQLLKGKKGIIFGALDEKSIAWKTALKCYEEGAQIVLTNAPVALRMGEINKLAEACGNAPVIGADVTNMDDLKNLFEKSMEYFGGKVDFVLHSIGMSLNVRKGKHYTELNYEWNTKTLDISAMSLHRVLRTAWDMDAINEWGSVVALTYIAAQRVFPDYNEMADAKSLLESITRSFGYHYAVKNKVRVNTISQSPTKTTAGSGVKGFDGFINYAEKMSPLGNATAEDCANYIAVMFSDLTRYVTMQNLFHDGGFSFTGVTAEVIEQMEK
- a CDS encoding VOC family protein, translated to MYIEHLAIWVKDLELMKEFYCRYFHATSNNKYINEKKQFQSYFLSFDGGPRLELMQMPTVPDSKDNVYDQFTGFIHFAVSLGSKEKVDAMTERFRADGYEVIDEPRTTGDGYYESVILDPEKNRIELTV
- a CDS encoding GNAT family N-acetyltransferase, which codes for MEIQQTDDGKKGAFYIEQDGERLAEMTYVWAGESKFIIDHTEVSDKLAGKGAGKQLVAKAVEFARAKGLKIMPLCPFASSVFKKTPEYNDVL